Proteins from one Candidatus Neomarinimicrobiota bacterium genomic window:
- a CDS encoding response regulator transcription factor — MITTEIDHDVKQIQLVIADDHPLVREGVKKVLERSGENITVVQEASDAGELMEVLATTVPDLVILDITMPGQNGLDTLKDIKETYANLPVLMLSMHPEDRFALRTLRAGAAGYLNKESVSTKLVTAIKHIVIDKKRFISPSVAEEMADHLDDNGKKQPHQLLSDREYQVLCLIASGKKVKEIAAELELSNHTIHTYRSRVMKKMDLSTNVELTHYALKHNLID; from the coding sequence ATGATAACAACGGAGATTGATCACGACGTGAAGCAAATACAATTGGTCATAGCAGACGATCATCCACTCGTACGAGAAGGCGTGAAAAAAGTCCTCGAACGCAGTGGTGAAAATATAACGGTAGTCCAGGAAGCCTCTGATGCCGGGGAACTGATGGAAGTCCTCGCAACCACGGTACCGGATCTGGTTATTTTGGATATTACCATGCCGGGACAAAACGGACTGGATACACTCAAAGATATAAAAGAAACATATGCCAACTTACCGGTGCTGATGCTGAGTATGCATCCCGAGGACCGGTTTGCCCTCCGGACTCTGCGGGCAGGCGCCGCCGGATATCTCAATAAAGAAAGTGTGTCCACAAAACTCGTAACTGCAATTAAGCACATCGTTATAGATAAAAAGCGATTTATCAGTCCGAGTGTCGCGGAGGAAATGGCAGATCACCTGGATGACAACGGAAAAAAGCAGCCGCATCAGCTGCTTTCCGACCGGGAGTACCAGGTGCTGTGTCTGATTGCATCAGGAAAAAAAGTGAAAGAGATCGCTGCCGAGCTGGAATTAAGTAATCATACCATTCATACGTATCGCTCCCGTGTGATGAAAAAAATGGATCTCAGTACAAACGTGGAGCTCACCCATTACGCGCTGAAGCATAATTTGATTGACTGA
- a CDS encoding PAS domain-containing protein yields the protein MTTLSLISLFYIFIGLAVLAQGILVLFHSTSTSGNRSFFLFTLAIFLWLVGTGFSLSAPDGATASFWYNKVGFLGVAFIPSVFYIFASSLIKQISENKTLIIITGLLSAFFFLMANVSDALITGYHAYPWGWYPQYGWLGILFIIYLFGLFVKGLSDLLVSMEKIPGHTKKKQIRLFTASVIIGLLAVSDFVPCFGVDIVPIGYVFILTFIGILTYTMTRYGFVFFGQHLALPQVFHNMPVGIIGTSTDFQILFVNDMFESLVRKREEELLNRYISDLFYNDKSTGSQLTNLQTQDRTHKLRTADGGTLPVKCQLSSIRNPQNRDEVLGYVCVIEDISKELEANEQLRKSKKELQHLAARLESVREEERTRISREVHDTLGQILTGIRIDVEWIRDRLEEGQKTLRETADTLLELVEEATDTTRRISEELRPGVLDKFGLSAAIEWQAEEFKSKTGISCRIEGELEEGIMDAERRTAMFRIYQEALTNITRHANASQVTISQFKRDGILWLLVQDNGVGIDPKEIEQTESLGILGMKERANQCNGTVKIDGRPGQGTTVYIQFPIDESVQEGDEVSSKTA from the coding sequence ATGACTACTCTCAGTTTAATTTCTTTATTCTATATTTTTATCGGACTGGCTGTGCTGGCTCAGGGGATCCTGGTGCTCTTTCATTCTACGAGCACGAGTGGAAATCGCTCCTTCTTTTTATTTACACTCGCTATATTTCTTTGGTTAGTCGGGACGGGATTTAGTCTTTCTGCTCCGGATGGAGCCACCGCTTCCTTTTGGTATAATAAGGTGGGATTTCTTGGTGTGGCATTTATCCCGTCGGTCTTTTATATCTTTGCTTCCTCACTGATAAAACAAATCAGTGAGAACAAAACCCTCATTATTATAACGGGACTTCTCTCCGCATTTTTCTTCCTGATGGCGAATGTGAGCGATGCGCTTATTACCGGCTACCATGCCTATCCCTGGGGATGGTATCCCCAATACGGCTGGCTCGGAATTCTGTTTATTATTTATCTGTTTGGTCTCTTTGTAAAAGGCCTGTCAGATTTGCTCGTAAGTATGGAAAAAATTCCGGGGCATACGAAAAAAAAGCAAATACGACTATTTACTGCCAGCGTCATTATCGGACTCCTTGCGGTGAGTGACTTTGTTCCGTGCTTCGGTGTGGACATCGTACCAATTGGCTACGTATTTATCCTGACGTTTATTGGTATACTGACTTACACGATGACGCGATACGGCTTTGTATTTTTCGGACAACATCTGGCGCTGCCACAGGTATTTCATAATATGCCAGTCGGAATTATCGGCACTTCCACGGATTTTCAGATACTCTTCGTAAATGATATGTTCGAATCGCTCGTTCGGAAGCGGGAAGAGGAACTCCTGAACCGGTATATTTCTGACCTGTTCTACAATGATAAATCGACCGGTTCCCAACTAACGAATCTGCAAACGCAAGACCGCACTCACAAATTACGCACGGCGGACGGTGGGACTTTACCGGTGAAATGCCAGCTTTCGTCTATCAGAAACCCCCAAAACCGCGATGAAGTATTAGGATACGTCTGCGTAATAGAAGATATCAGTAAAGAGCTGGAAGCCAATGAACAACTTCGTAAGAGTAAGAAAGAATTACAGCATCTCGCTGCGAGGCTTGAGTCTGTGCGGGAGGAAGAGCGTACCCGGATTTCCAGGGAAGTACACGACACACTGGGACAAATCCTTACCGGCATCCGGATCGATGTGGAATGGATTAGGGATCGGCTGGAGGAAGGACAGAAAACCTTGCGTGAAACAGCAGACACTCTGCTGGAATTAGTCGAGGAAGCCACCGATACCACACGGCGGATTTCGGAGGAACTGCGACCGGGTGTGCTGGATAAATTCGGATTATCGGCCGCTATTGAATGGCAGGCTGAAGAATTCAAGTCAAAAACCGGGATTTCCTGTCGCATTGAGGGGGAACTCGAGGAAGGGATCATGGATGCCGAGCGCCGGACTGCCATGTTTCGTATCTACCAGGAAGCACTCACGAATATCACCCGACATGCCAACGCATCTCAGGTAACCATATCACAATTTAAACGGGACGGCATTCTCTGGTTATTGGTGCAAGACAATGGAGTCGGTATCGATCCAAAGGAAATTGAACAGACCGAGTCCCTGGGGATTCTTGGAATGAAAGAACGGGCGAACCAGTGTAACGGAACCGTCAAAATCGACGGCCGTCCCGGACAGGGCACGACGGTCTATATCCAGTTTCCCATTGATGAATCCGTGCAGGAAGGCGATGAGGTGTCCTCCAAAACTGCCTGA
- a CDS encoding response regulator transcription factor translates to MIKVLIIDDHELVRQGIRKMLENEVDFTIIGEAPSRNDADALLSELEVDVVLLDISFPDDNGIDILKSIKKQYPDLPVLILSMHEDKQYIVEAMQANASGYLTKGSPKDELLTAIRKASFGRTYLPPELREVLAEWVNTGESGDLHDQLSERELQVFKALAAGRKVKDIAENLHLSVKTISTYRSRIMDKMQLEKNADIIRYAVEKEIPLE, encoded by the coding sequence ATGATTAAAGTGCTCATCATTGACGATCATGAGTTGGTTCGGCAGGGCATCCGTAAAATGCTCGAGAATGAAGTCGATTTCACCATTATCGGGGAAGCCCCTTCACGGAATGATGCCGATGCGCTGCTCAGTGAGCTGGAGGTGGATGTTGTACTTTTGGATATATCGTTTCCGGATGATAACGGCATCGACATTTTAAAAAGTATCAAAAAACAGTATCCGGATCTGCCGGTATTAATATTGAGCATGCATGAGGACAAGCAGTATATCGTGGAAGCGATGCAGGCAAACGCGTCGGGTTATCTGACCAAAGGTTCTCCCAAAGATGAACTACTCACGGCCATCCGAAAGGCCTCCTTTGGCAGGACGTATCTTCCGCCGGAACTGAGGGAGGTGTTGGCCGAATGGGTGAATACCGGTGAATCCGGAGATCTGCACGATCAACTGTCCGAACGGGAGTTGCAAGTCTTCAAGGCATTGGCGGCAGGCCGAAAAGTCAAAGATATTGCGGAAAATCTTCACCTGAGCGTAAAGACAATCAGCACCTACCGTTCACGGATAATGGATAAGATGCAGCTAGAGAAGAATGCTGATATCATCCGGTATGCTGTTGAAAAGGAAATCCCGCTCGAATAG
- a CDS encoding S8 family serine peptidase, which translates to MNRLFGNSLRRGFLSLAVICVIAIGVAGVGTSQVNAAVLGPGLTDSLATLTGDEELTVVLTFTGDRVTKNDLDIVRTLGIDQGITFEALPIMGVKATETQIQALAEKTEVLSIWPNKELEYYNYEGRHLTGVVRARTNNEIIGENGGFPIDGSGVAAMINDSGIDATHSDLEYGDHVVQNVQAVTNLNSVVGLAPVVYLEDQLNTDTNSGHGTHCAGTFGGTGARSNGKYAGVAPGADIVGYGSGGVLLILDAVGGFNYALTHPRLGIRVISNSWGTTGNFDPTNPINVASYWTTQHNINVLFAAGNEGPGENTLNPYSLAPWVISVGAGDKSGKLADFSSRGVQDGTGHFTYNGEQFTYHKRPTVSGPGVDIISTRASTNLSANGGEEDIGAIEEAFLPFYTRISGTSMSTPHVAGIVALMLEADPTLSTSEVKEILEKTATNMSGRQRWEAGTGYVNAFAAVSEAMGLRTDYGETVNSLRTFNSNAQVDVLRTGFTVDYNPITLISDNSYQFMVPSAPENPDRSDVSQLQVKIDVSGYDDLGNIINLVLIAPDGTEYSSGVSVLFTLYHERAIVVESPDPGTWTAELRGIRGDEANPTDGVALPENGVPGVVTLRKVVGFDGLSDINGHRAEDAIKVAVSERLADGLNNGDYKPDRALRRYHLAEYLTMGMNIRQYLPPNNSSTFSDVWGERASFAEAVAAKGAAIRDTFQVHRGVMLPEADGKFSPWRTVERYELAYSLVQSLGLESQALALNDEQVTVYYQGERIPVEDADEIPEDMRGYVQMALDLGIMNAHFSLTQGPYDLEPTVHATFEPQETVNRGEYAVASTRFYASFLEGFTLPEGGAQASMASNQTAREITTPERFSLEQNYPNPFNPSTTISYNLPEESRVTLSVYNALGQQVTTLQNSVQDDGHHTVQWNGTSADGSVVPSGVYFYRIRAGEYTETKKMMLMR; encoded by the coding sequence ATGAATAGACTATTCGGTAATAGTCTGCGGCGGGGATTTCTATCTCTGGCGGTAATTTGTGTTATCGCTATCGGAGTGGCCGGAGTCGGCACAAGTCAGGTGAATGCTGCTGTTTTAGGACCTGGATTGACCGACTCGCTGGCAACGTTGACCGGGGATGAAGAATTAACTGTGGTCCTCACATTCACCGGAGATCGTGTAACCAAGAATGACCTGGATATCGTCCGTACGCTGGGAATTGACCAGGGTATTACGTTCGAAGCCTTACCTATTATGGGGGTAAAAGCGACGGAAACGCAGATTCAGGCACTGGCGGAAAAAACTGAGGTGCTCTCCATTTGGCCCAATAAAGAATTAGAGTATTACAATTACGAGGGGCGGCACTTAACCGGCGTTGTTCGAGCACGAACAAATAATGAAATCATCGGAGAAAACGGCGGGTTTCCCATTGATGGCTCTGGGGTGGCCGCTATGATTAATGATTCCGGGATCGACGCCACACACAGCGATCTGGAATATGGGGATCACGTTGTACAGAACGTTCAGGCAGTGACCAATTTGAATTCCGTCGTTGGTTTGGCACCGGTTGTGTATCTGGAGGATCAGCTGAATACGGATACCAATTCCGGCCACGGGACTCACTGTGCCGGAACATTTGGCGGGACCGGAGCGCGCTCCAACGGTAAATACGCCGGAGTGGCCCCTGGGGCGGACATCGTGGGATACGGTTCTGGTGGTGTCCTACTTATTCTCGATGCAGTTGGCGGGTTTAATTATGCGCTCACACATCCGCGTCTTGGTATTCGGGTGATCAGTAACTCCTGGGGAACGACGGGCAATTTCGATCCCACTAATCCGATAAATGTCGCTAGTTACTGGACGACCCAACACAATATTAACGTTCTTTTTGCCGCAGGCAACGAAGGCCCTGGCGAAAATACGCTCAATCCGTATTCTTTGGCGCCGTGGGTTATCTCGGTGGGCGCCGGAGATAAATCCGGTAAACTGGCGGACTTTTCCTCCAGAGGTGTACAGGATGGTACTGGCCATTTCACCTATAACGGCGAACAATTTACCTATCACAAACGGCCGACTGTCTCCGGCCCGGGCGTGGACATTATTTCCACCCGGGCATCAACTAATCTCTCTGCAAATGGTGGTGAAGAGGACATCGGCGCTATTGAAGAAGCCTTTCTGCCGTTTTACACACGGATCTCCGGGACCTCAATGTCTACACCCCATGTGGCAGGCATTGTAGCCCTGATGCTGGAAGCTGATCCGACCCTTTCGACATCCGAGGTGAAGGAAATCCTTGAGAAGACCGCGACCAACATGTCTGGCCGCCAGAGGTGGGAAGCAGGCACCGGCTACGTGAATGCGTTTGCCGCCGTGAGTGAGGCGATGGGATTGCGGACGGACTACGGGGAAACGGTGAATTCGCTTCGGACTTTTAACAGTAATGCTCAGGTCGATGTTCTTCGTACCGGATTTACAGTTGATTATAATCCGATTACGCTTATCTCGGACAATTCGTATCAGTTTATGGTTCCTTCGGCTCCGGAAAATCCGGACCGGTCGGACGTCTCACAACTGCAGGTCAAGATCGATGTATCCGGCTACGATGATCTGGGTAATATCATTAACCTCGTACTGATAGCGCCGGACGGCACAGAGTATAGCTCCGGGGTTTCGGTACTATTTACGTTATATCATGAGCGGGCTATAGTCGTAGAATCCCCCGATCCCGGCACATGGACGGCCGAACTGCGGGGAATCCGCGGTGACGAGGCCAATCCCACAGACGGAGTGGCGCTGCCTGAGAACGGCGTTCCGGGCGTTGTGACATTGCGGAAGGTCGTGGGTTTTGACGGGCTCTCCGATATCAATGGCCATCGGGCTGAGGACGCCATCAAGGTGGCAGTGAGCGAGCGGCTGGCAGACGGACTAAATAATGGAGACTACAAGCCGGATCGGGCGCTGCGCCGGTACCATCTGGCCGAATACCTGACCATGGGGATGAATATCCGCCAGTATCTCCCTCCGAATAACAGCTCCACCTTTTCGGATGTATGGGGCGAGCGGGCTTCCTTTGCAGAAGCCGTTGCTGCGAAAGGGGCAGCTATCCGGGATACCTTCCAGGTTCACCGGGGTGTTATGCTTCCGGAAGCCGATGGAAAATTTTCGCCATGGCGCACTGTGGAACGATACGAATTGGCGTATAGCCTGGTGCAGAGCCTCGGTCTGGAATCACAGGCGCTTGCACTGAATGATGAACAGGTCACAGTATATTATCAGGGTGAACGTATCCCGGTTGAAGATGCCGACGAAATCCCGGAAGATATGCGGGGCTATGTCCAGATGGCTTTAGACCTGGGAATTATGAACGCCCACTTTTCGCTGACGCAAGGTCCGTACGACCTTGAGCCCACCGTACATGCCACATTTGAACCGCAGGAAACAGTAAACCGGGGTGAATATGCAGTGGCTAGCACACGGTTCTACGCATCATTTCTGGAGGGATTTACCCTCCCCGAAGGCGGTGCCCAGGCGAGTATGGCCTCCAACCAAACTGCCAGGGAAATTACTACCCCGGAACGGTTTTCGCTGGAACAGAACTATCCGAACCCGTTTAATCCGTCCACGACCATTTCCTATAATCTGCCGGAAGAATCCCGCGTCACTCTCTCTGTTTACAATGCGCTGGGACAGCAGGTCACCACCCTGCAGAATTCGGTGCAGGACGACGGACATCATACCGTCCAATGGAACGGGACGAGTGCAGACGGATCCGTCGTTCCGAGTGGTGTCTACTTCTACCGGATCCGAGCCGGGGAATACACCGAAACGAAAAAAATGATGCTTATGCGTTAA
- a CDS encoding response regulator transcription factor, whose product MIRILIADDHTVIRQGLQKVCGEDEELQIVDEAKTGSEALQFVWNNSYDVVILDISLPGRHGIEVMKEMKKDKPDLPILVLSVHSEKQYAVRSIRAGASGYLTKDQISGELINAIRKVASGGKYITEQVSELLLSDLQNNDNGKMDQTQAHNKLTDREYEVFHHLAKGKTVSEIGEELMLSEKTINTYRHRILKKLDLDSTALLTRYAYEQGLVL is encoded by the coding sequence ATGATACGCATTCTGATCGCTGATGACCATACTGTTATCCGGCAGGGATTGCAAAAAGTCTGTGGCGAAGACGAAGAATTGCAGATCGTTGACGAAGCCAAGACAGGAAGCGAGGCGTTGCAATTCGTATGGAATAATTCCTACGACGTGGTGATTTTGGATATTTCACTTCCGGGACGCCACGGAATCGAGGTCATGAAGGAGATGAAAAAGGACAAACCAGACCTCCCCATTCTGGTGTTGAGCGTTCATAGTGAAAAACAGTATGCCGTCCGATCGATCCGGGCTGGTGCCTCCGGATACCTGACCAAAGACCAAATTTCCGGGGAATTAATAAATGCGATTCGAAAAGTTGCGTCCGGCGGAAAATACATCACCGAGCAAGTCAGTGAACTCCTGTTAAGTGATCTTCAGAACAATGACAATGGGAAGATGGATCAGACCCAGGCACATAATAAGCTCACTGACAGGGAATACGAAGTATTCCATCATTTGGCAAAGGGAAAAACAGTGTCGGAAATCGGAGAAGAATTGATGTTGAGTGAAAAGACAATTAATACTTACCGACACCGGATACTAAAAAAGTTAGATTTAGATAGTACGGCACTTCTGACTAGGTATGCCTATGAACAGGGGCTCGTGCTCTGA